From the Brachyhypopomus gauderio isolate BG-103 chromosome 5, BGAUD_0.2, whole genome shotgun sequence genome, one window contains:
- the kics2 gene encoding KICSTOR subunit 2, producing the protein MVGSNLSYINCCDREVSWWQYWVSPDYRGSPDYALQAEATPLDAMTEAFRDEELRPVPKERAILESFFTQLGMFSFDRAKDYVEKEKDGSRSAGPIWAALLAALAHLAAAEKAYHNMTFLGQKMGGQSFFSRKDSIRTIYTSLHNELKKVVSMGRHPLGGSTPYLEELLCHLSEQLCHFTQARMEIADLYEKMHALGSQKTVNSEELVSALESILQKYSSRFHHPILSRLESSFQAEVDVLTQLLRCQAQISEWHFLPSLLNLHGAHTKLQAWSQVFERQRETRKHLFGGQSQKAVQPPHLYLWLQRLQGALLAKFSFYFHEALSRQAPPSEMKALTARTMPDYYGKVSAFIRKNDAASVSLVFDNRGMASFQGHGYHHPHSYREAPKGVDQFPAVVSLPGGERPLTHWPNVIMIMSDRAAELNSLDKVTYFYDDKVQSTYFLTRPEPHFTLVVIFDGRKSEKDSNVVPFLQEVAASLRNSKPFSTLKPGSKC; encoded by the exons ATGGTTGGCAGCAACTTGTCTTACATAAAC TGTTGTGACCGAGAAGTGTCATGGTGGCAGTACTGGGTCTCTCCTGACTACCGGGGCTCTCCCGACTACGCCTTGCAGGCAGAAGCAACACCTTTAGACGCCATGACCGAAGCTTTTCGCGACGAGGAGCTGCGGCCCGTACCCAAAGAGCGGGCCATCCTCGAGAGCTTCTTCACCCAGCTGGGGATGTTCTCCTTCGACAGGGCGAAGGACTAcgtggagaaggagaaggacggCAGTAGAAGTGCCGGGCCCATCTGGGCGGCGCTGCTGGCCGCCCTCGCCCACCTGGCGGCTGCGGAGAAAGCCTATCACAACATGACCTTCCTAGGACAGAAAATGG GTGGCCAGTCGTTCTTCAGCAGGAAGGATTCGATCAGGACCATTTACACATCCCTCCACAACGAACTGAAGAAGGTGGTGTCCATGGGCCGCCATCCCCTCGGAGGCTCAACCCCGTACCTGGAGGAGCTGCTCTGCCATTTGTCTGAGCAGCTGTGCCACTTCACGCAGGCCAGGATGGAGATCGCTGACCTGTACGAGAAGATGCACGCCCTCGGCAGCCAGAAAACCGTGAACTCCGAGGAGCTGGTGAGCGCGTTGGAGAGCATCCTGCAGAAATACAGTTCCAG GTTCCACCACCCGATCCTGAGCCGACTGGAGAGCAGTTTCCAGGCGGAGGTAGACGTTCTGACGCAGCTGCTGCGCTGCCAGGCCCAGATCTCCGAGTGGCACTTCCTGCCATCGCTGCTCAACCTGCATGGCGCCCACACCAAGCTGCAGGCCTGGTCGCAGGTGTTCGAGCGCCAGCGCGAGACCCGCAAGCACCTGTTCGGCGGCCAGTCCCAGAAGGCAGTGCAGCCGCCACATCTTTACCTGTGGCTACAGCGCCTGCAGGGGGCACTGCTGGCCAAGTTTAGTTTCTACTTCCACGAGGCCCTGAGTCGACAGGCGCCGCCGTCCGAGATGAAGGCGCTAACGGCACGCACGATGCCCGACTACTACGGCAAGGTCTCGGCCTTCATCCGCAAGAACGACGCCGCCAGCGTCTCGCTGGTCTTCGACAACCGAGGCATGGCTAGCTTCCAGGGCCACGGCTACCATCACCCGCACTCGTACCGTGAGGCGCCCAAGGGGGTGGACCAGTTCCCCGCCGTGGTGTCGCTGCCCGGCGGGGAGAGGCCACTCACCCACTGGCCCAACGTCATCATGATCATGAGCGACCGCGCCGCCGAGCTCAACTCGCTCGACAAGGTGACGTACTTTTACGACGACAAAGTCCAGAGCACCTACTTCCTGACGAGGCCCGAACCCCACTTCACGCTGGTGGTGATCTTCGACGGCAGGAAGTCGGAGAAGGACTCCAACGTGGTGCCGTTCCTGCAGGAGGTCGCTGCCTCGCTGAGGAACTCCAAACCCTTCAGCACACTCAAGCCAGGCTCCAAGTGCTAA